TTGTAATTTTCGTCGAAGTTCAGAAGAGCTTGTCGAAGTTTGATAAAAGAGATATATGATAGATTAAAAACCTGAAAGTGTTTTCTGGAATTTCAACAGGATTTTCTCCCAGGAGATACCCAAGGATGTCAAGGTTAACGTTGGAGAAACTTCCTTCTCACTGCATATGGTAAAATCGAGTTACTTTATTGCAACGattaataaatatatattttcaaaatttatcaTATCAATAATGGATTCCGAGACTGAACTGATCATCAGTTAGTTTCAATGAGCTTGAACTGTGTATTAAGCAATAACCTGACAGCGAAATTGCCTATCTTAGTTTCTGATTCACTGCTTAATACGTTGCAGTTTCCGTTGGTCTCAAAATGTGGATACATAAAGAATTTGGTATCCAAAGCAGGGAATTATGGTCTCCCTGTTATCGACCTTCCAGATATTCCAGGTGGTTCAGAAGCATTCGAATTGGCAGCAAAATTCTGCTACGGAATAAATTTTGAAATAAGTATAGACAACATTGCAATGATCAGGTGTGCAGCTGAGTATCTCGAGATGACAGAAGATTATGCAGTCGTGAACTTAGTGAATCGAACTGAAGCCTACTTGGAAGAAGTAGCTTTAGTGAGCCTTACTGGTGCAATTTCCGTGTTGATTCAATCAGAAAAGCTTCTTCCAGTGGCAGAAGAAGTAAAGCTAGTGAGACGATGCATAGATGCTATATCATATCTAGCCAGCCAGGAGATCAACCACTGCGAGATAAACAAGATCAACGAATCTGTCGGTTCTTCCTCGAAATCTCTAACTAAACAGAAACCTATTCTGGACTGGTGGGCTGAAGATTTGACTGTTCTCAGCATTGATATCTTTCAAAGGGTTATTATGGCAATGGTAGCTAGAGGCTTAAAGCAATCTTTCCTTGCTCCAGTACTTATGCTTTATGCAAAGGATTCTCTCCGAGGATTGGTTAGTGTAACTTTTCGCCAACTGTTCTTTATTTGGCCTTGTTTGTGCTTTATAAGCTCTAATTTGAGAGATAAATGCAGGAAATATTTGGCAAGGGAAGGAAGAGAATTGAGCCAAAGCATGAACATGAGAAGAGAATCACTCTGGAGACAATTGTGAGTCTTTTACCGAGGGAGAAAAATTTAATGCCGGTTAGCTTCCTCTCAATGCTTCTAAGAGCAGCAATGTATTTAGACACAATGGTTGCATCTCGGATAGACCTCGAGAAGAGAATAGCAATGCAACTTGAGCAAGCAGTTTTGAGTGACCTATTGATTCCTTCATTTCAACTCAAGGGTGACACCATATTTGATGTTGAAACCGTAAAACGAATTATGAAAATATATCTAGAATGCAAAACTCATGAAGGTACCATGCCATGCCCGAATGCAAACAACAAATATGTCTCTCCTTCATTATGTGATATGGACAAAGTTGGGAGGTTAATGGAGAGTTATCTTGCTGAAGTATCGTCTGACCGTAACTTAACTGTTTCGAAGTATATTAGTCTTGCTGAATTGGTCTCGAAACAAGAAAAGGTAACCGAGGATGGCATGTACAGGTCCATCGATATATATTTGAAGGTGAGCTTCTTGTTATCCTACCTCCCACTTCTTGGTTATATCCTCATTTGGTTGCATGATAACAAGATTTAGACTTCTTGGTTATATTCTGTTCCGATTTCAGGCTCATCCAACTTTGATTGACATGGAAAGGAAGAAGATCTGCAGCTTAATAGACTTCCAGAAATTATCAATGGAAGCCTCTTGTCATGCAGCTCAGAACAACCGACTCCATGTGCAAACTCGTGTTCAAGTGCTTCATCACGAGCAACAACGGCTTCGAGACGTCAACCCAGTTGTAGCAGATTCACCTCCTAAACCTCAGAAAGTTAATGTTTATTCGATGAGTATAAAACCTCCTCCTACCGAATGCTTGAATTTAGAAAGAGAAAATGAAGATTTGAAAATAGAGTTGGTTAGTATGCGAATGCGATTAAAAGAGCTAGAGAAATCGGCCGGGTATGCACAAAtgagtagtagcagcagcagtgttCTAGCAACTGGAAATAAACTGCATCCGCGTAGAAAATCCTTCATTAACTCTATATCAAAGAAACTAGGATGGTTATCTCCCTTTGCTCGTCCTGACGGATTCAAGAGTTTCGATGACAAAGGCCAGATGAATGTTACAAAGAACAGACGACATTCTATCGCCTGATTCTTAGAACTACTGAATGAATTACTTAAATTGCTTAAGCTATTTttcgtattttttttttaatatattcagGATTGATTTACATTATTGCCTAAATGTAGACATGGATTATATTGTCCTTTGAATATCATAAAATAATAATAGTTCTCAACTCCCTGCACTTCTTCAGCATATCATTGAACCTCTTTGCAAACCAGAGTTTGAATATGCACGCGGATAGTAGGCCAAAGTAAGATCGTCCTCGAGATATAAGGAATCCCATCCATCTCCATCTCTGAACATCTGAGGAAATTTTGCGATGTCTCGCACTAAAACATCCCACCTTACCCTTGATTCGTTAACATAGAACTTCATATCTCCAAAATTAAGACGACGTTTTATGTCAGTGAGAAATCTAGAGGGAATTGACAAAATTTGAAACACGCCACGGTGTGTGTCAGATTAACAATCTCGATGTCGCGTAGAGAGATCACAAATAAACGTGGTTCTTTTTGAATCACTACTAAGGCAGATTTAGTCAGGGCATAGGTGGCTGGTCCAACCACCGAAGAAATCCCGTCAAATTCACACTCCTCTAGCGCCTGGAATTTCATGGAAACTCAGTCTTGCAAGTCCGATGATTTTCTTCAACTTTGCGGGCAAAGTTTACTAATTCTTCGTTACGGCACCAGGTTCGCTCGTCTTTCTCAATGTTATCTGAATACTTATCAGTCCTTGGAAACAGACAGACTTGGATAGTCTCTGTTTCTTTGTAATGTTTCTTCTCAAGCCAGCTTAGCTAGAACGACCTGTAAAGCTAAAAACTTGGATAAAACTTCTCAAGCCAGAAGAAAATCAATATATTTTCGATAAAAGAGTAAAATTCAAAACATAAAACcatcttagagcaactgcagtggacgagtataaccaaatttaaagTAAAAAACCGAGACACAGTGGAACGGAGTATCGACTAAATCCAGACCATCGATTAAaccccagagtatatttggtccgggaccaagaccaaacccaaatataatcgagcgttgatataatctccgtttctcaacgggcgttgatataatctccgtttCTCAACGGGCGCTTGTATAGAGTTCGTCCCACGACTAGGCGGCCATATAAACTACGCCCCAACGAAACGTTGATAAACTGTACGCCCGATGGAGCGTTTGCTGAGTTGTTCGCCTGGAATCAGGCGTTGATATACCAACCGCCCCATTCAAACGGAGGTAAAGTTTACGCTCAACAACATGCGTTGATATAGTATACGCCCCGCAACAGACGGAGATAAAGTGTACGCCTGACGTCAAGCGGAGATATGTAAACTCCCAAATCAGGCGTTGGTTAAAGCTTCCGCTCGTTAGTCAAAACATTTTAGCATGACCATTGCATCAAAAATGGCATGCAAATATTATGAAAGCCAACTAACAACCCTCACACACAAAATGTACCTTACACATAAATCACCAACAACTACTACCACACACACAAGAAGAGTAAGTTGCCTGGAAGTTGTCACTGAAAATATCAAATCCATATAATTTTCCTCATAATTCGATCAAGTCAAGTCCAAGTCCTTTTGCATTGACTTTAGCCATAACAGTAAATCAATGAGCTCTAAATCAATTAACCCAAGTCCAACCATCATTTAGGCGTTGATTATACATCCTCCCGGCTTCGGGCGGATTCTTTACATGCGTCCCATGGGGCGTTGATTTTACATCCGCCTGCCTTCTTGCGGTGACTTTATGCACGCCCCATGGTGCGTTGATATATACCAACGCCCGTTTGTCGAGCGTAAACTTTAATTACGCCCCACATTGGGCGTaaactttaccaacgccccacaccgagcgttatctttatcaacgcctgaatggGGCGCACTTTATACCACCGCTCCATAACGAAACGTTGATTATAACCCCGCCCGATTAAATATAGTCGTCGCCCACTACgtcacaccacggactaaactAAAGTTTAGTCGCCGATTTTACTCTTTAGTCTTTGATTttagtcgcaccactgtggatgctcttataaCTTGCATATCTGTATACAGATGTAGCAATTTGCTTCAAAAATACAGATGTAGAATATTCACATAGAATATTCAAGCAGTTCCGCATTACTCAAAATGATCCGAGTAACTCCAGAATCCCAATCCGTATTTAAAATAATACAGAACTAGACATTCTTTCAACATAACTACCAATTCGTTACCATAAAGAAAAGGCTGAGGTAAAAACAATGAATGATAATGACCTGAAATCAATTGCAAGCTCCTTGCTGTCAGGATCTAGTTGAACCCCTTAGTAGAAAGCCTTTGCCGCTTCCTCAAACCTCTGCATTTCAGCTAGATTTATCAACCATTCGGAACATGTCAGATATTGAAGAATGACAAATCATCTCATCCTTGCTCTTTTCATGGATTTTCTCCTGCTGTAAACACTTGAAAAAGCCACAACAGCCCTTTTGCAGCATCACTTTCTCTCTGCAGTTTAAATCTCACCAATGAAATAGTTGGGGTGAGTATACTCAGCCTGCCCTCCATCATTCCTTCGTCCATTAAAGAGAGCGTGTATAAATGTTGTCAGGCTTCATGTACCTCATATTGTACCACTGCGAATAAACAGAGTACTGATAAATTCCTACTCTCAACAGATAACAGAAAATGAAAGAGCTACAAGGATGTAACTTACccattcttcaatttcttcttcttttctcttctgtGATAGATTTGCACATAACAACAGATGTAGAGGATTAGATCATCACCAAAACCTGGTCATTACAGGAACTGATCTTTTAAGTTCGAGAAACAAACAAACACACAGCAAGAGAGGTTAACGTTATACAATTTAAGCGCAGTCATTGCTCAATTCTAAATACATACATGGGGTGGGGTGCTCATGTGCATCTCATACAAAGCACACATGGTAAAACCTACAGATGAGCAAGACATATTATATGATGCTGGTAGTTGCATTATACAATGTGTAAGTGTCTCACTGGCttcttttgtcaaaaaaaaaaagtgaaggaAACAGTGGAATTCAAAAAATGGCTGGCAAATCTTTTGGCAGAACCAAAATGACCGTTGAATATTATTACTTATTACTTTGGTAAGAAAAGCAAGGATCATAATTCCGTCTCAATTGTGTTTCTCAATAAGCGCAATCCAAGTTCATGAGTTTGTAAAACCCCATATTACGATTCAAAACAGAATGAAGTGTTTACAATAAACATCTGGCAAGTACAAGTAAACAATGCTGATCACTCATGATTGACTTGACTGCAATCCTAAAATATACTGATATTCACATCAAAATAGAACCAATTATTTCTGGAAACTTAGCAAACTAAAAATAACGAATGAGCTATGCTATGAGTTTAATACCAACCTGCAATTTCATAATATTAGTCTTTGAAATGATGACAACCCTTTAAATTAGGTAAGCAGAAAAATTATTGCATAATCGTAATATACACCTAAATTTATATTAAGTTAGCTTTGAGAAGGATCATAACTATGGTTTAATACCTTCAAAAGCCTTACTACCGCTTTACCAGAATTCGTTGCAGTTACACACCCCatcttcaaaatggtgaaacCGCTTGGCATCGCGAGCAATGATATGCCTTCCAACAATCTTTGAGATAAACTTCAATGCATTATGGCAATCCACACAGACTCTAAGATTCTTGATTATTCGCATGCGGCTGCGAGCAGGGGTACTTAAGAGACCAGCAACACAAGCCAATTTTTCACTGTGTCCGAGAAGTGATGTAGCTTTACTTTCATCATCTACATCATGCAATGCGCATCTAACCTCTGGTATATAACCAGACTCTTTCATATGCACACTCAGCATCCTCAAATGGGCATATGTTATGTCATTATCAGGGTGGGATGTATCGCCTGCCATATACTGTTTGACGTTACTAACTAATCCTAATGGTTCCTGACCTAGATACATTTTTTTCTTCTCGGTTATTACATTATCAGAGGGGTCTACTGGCACAAGACCTGCCTTCGATTCGACATTTAACCGTGAGGGGTCTAAGAGAGCAATGACACTTTCACAAAGGTCCCCAGTTTCCAGGTTCCCATGAATTCTGCAAAGATTCATCAAAGCTTCCCAAACATTAATACTTGGTTCAACAGGCATATTTTCAATGAACTCGAAAGCCTCATCTAAGTATCCTGTACTTCCCAACATTTTCACAACACCCACATAATGATCCATGGAGGGTGTAATACCAAAAACTTTACTCATCGACTCAAAGTGCAACATTCCTTCAGTAATGTCACAAAGGGTACTACAAGCGTAAAAAACCCCAAGAAATACTTGGCCATCGGGTCTTCCTCCAGCCTCCTTGAATTCAGTGAACACATCAATTGCATCTTCTCCGTATCCATTATCTGCCAGACCAACTATCATGGCGTCCCAAGATGTCAGATTTAGAGCAGGTATTTTTCCAAACAAATCATGAGCATCAGACACTAAGCCACATTTCAAATACATGTCTAATACCTTATTCTGTATGGTAGTTTCCGAAGAGAGCTTTGTCTTCATGAGATGGTTATGAATCAATTTTGCCTCTTCTTTAGCAACAACTTCCCCAATAACCTTCATCAACTGACAATACGGGAACAAACCAATCTCAATACCTTGTTGATATAACAAGTTCATAACCCTCGTAGCTTCCTTCACATTACCATCTTTACAGAAACTATTCATCTCCTCAAAGATACCATTACACTTCACTTCAAATTCAGATTCCACATTATTCACGGATGATTGAGAATGAACGTTATTCATCTCCGAATGCGTTCCGTTGAAATCCCCCAACTTCCGTTTCCTTTTTATACCCATATGAATTCTGTTGGAACTGCAACTGGCCATGATTAACAGCGATAACCGGCTGATGATACCCACTAGATTTCTGCAAATGTTCTCCGCAGGAGGACTCTTTCTCACTGTGTGGAGTAGAATTCTCTCTATAATGACCATTTAGATTCTGTTCCAAACCTCTCGAATTATAAGTGTAACATACATTAGCATTATGCTGGAAATCAATTGGATTAAACCCATTGGTATTTGTGTTCTGTACCTGAGGATGGTACTCACTAGGGTTGCGTTGAAAATTCCTATTGTAATTGCtctgaaaatatgaagaatttggGTTCTtgttcaactcattttgattgaACCCATTATTCTGAAGTTGATTATTATCATTATGATTACCTCTGTAAAGATTTGGTGTGTGAAACCCAGCAGCAGTAGTCTGCTGAACATCTCCTCCTCCCTCTGAACCATATGAGTTACTATTACTTGATTGAGTTTGATAATCAATTCTTTCAGCAGCAACAGTTCTAAAGGTCTTAACTTTG
This genomic stretch from Papaver somniferum cultivar HN1 chromosome 5, ASM357369v1, whole genome shotgun sequence harbors:
- the LOC113283458 gene encoding BTB/POZ domain-containing protein SR1IP1-like translates to MYSNHQQLRSAAMKRTSEWIFSQEIPKDVKVNVGETSFSLHMFPLVSKCGYIKNLVSKAGNYGLPVIDLPDIPGGSEAFELAAKFCYGINFEISIDNIAMIRCAAEYLEMTEDYAVVNLVNRTEAYLEEVALVSLTGAISVLIQSEKLLPVAEEVKLVRRCIDAISYLASQEINHCEINKINESVGSSSKSLTKQKPILDWWAEDLTVLSIDIFQRVIMAMVARGLKQSFLAPVLMLYAKDSLRGLEIFGKGRKRIEPKHEHEKRITLETIVSLLPREKNLMPVSFLSMLLRAAMYLDTMVASRIDLEKRIAMQLEQAVLSDLLIPSFQLKGDTIFDVETVKRIMKIYLECKTHEGTMPCPNANNKYVSPSLCDMDKVGRLMESYLAEVSSDRNLTVSKYISLAELVSKQEKVTEDGMYRSIDIYLKAHPTLIDMERKKICSLIDFQKLSMEASCHAAQNNRLHVQTRVQVLHHEQQRLRDVNPVVADSPPKPQKVNVYSMSIKPPPTECLNLERENEDLKIELVSMRMRLKELEKSAGYAQMSSSSSSVLATGNKLHPRRKSFINSISKKLGWLSPFARPDGFKSFDDKGQMNVTKNRRHSIA
- the LOC113283459 gene encoding pentatricopeptide repeat-containing protein At2g25580-like, with protein sequence MVIIERILLHTVRKSPPAENICRNLVGIISRLSLLIMASCSSNRIHMGIKRKRKLGDFNGTHSEMNNVHSQSSVNNVESEFEVKCNGIFEEMNSFCKDGNVKEATRVMNLLYQQGIEIGLFPYCQLMKVIGEVVAKEEAKLIHNHLMKTKLSSETTIQNKVLDMYLKCGLVSDAHDLFGKIPALNLTSWDAMIVGLADNGYGEDAIDVFTEFKEAGGRPDGQVFLGVFYACSTLCDITEGMLHFESMSKVFGITPSMDHYVGVVKMLGSTGYLDEAFEFIENMPVEPSINVWEALMNLCRIHGNLETGDLCESVIALLDPSRLNVESKAGLVPVDPSDNVITEKKKMYLGQEPLGLVSNVKQYMAGDTSHPDNDITYAHLRMLSVHMKESGYIPEVRCALHDVDDESKATSLLGHSEKLACVAGLLSTPARSRMRIIKNLRVCVDCHNALKFISKIVGRHIIARDAKRFHHFEDGVCNCNEFW